A window from Aureibacillus halotolerans encodes these proteins:
- the lexA gene encoding transcriptional repressor LexA, whose protein sequence is MKKLSKRQQDILDFIKDNVQSKGYPPSVREIGEAVGLASSSTVHGHLARLEDKGLIRRDPTKPRAIEVLYSDEHASPIAKVLNVPVIGKVTAGQPITAIENIEDYMALPESLLPADEQVFVLVIEGESMIEAGIYDGDFVVVKQQQTANNGDIVVAMTEDHEATVKRFYKEKDFIRLQPENAAMEPIILHDVTILGKVVGLYRAIH, encoded by the coding sequence ATGAAAAAACTATCAAAAAGACAACAAGATATTTTAGATTTTATTAAGGACAATGTACAAAGCAAAGGATATCCACCCTCTGTAAGAGAGATTGGGGAAGCTGTTGGACTTGCCTCTAGTTCAACCGTTCATGGTCATCTAGCACGACTAGAGGACAAGGGATTAATCCGCCGTGATCCAACAAAACCAAGAGCCATCGAAGTCTTGTACAGTGATGAACATGCATCTCCTATTGCAAAAGTATTGAATGTTCCTGTCATCGGGAAGGTTACAGCTGGACAACCGATTACAGCCATTGAAAATATCGAAGATTACATGGCCCTGCCTGAAAGTCTACTTCCAGCAGATGAGCAAGTGTTTGTGCTCGTCATCGAAGGTGAAAGTATGATTGAAGCTGGCATTTATGACGGGGATTTTGTTGTCGTTAAACAACAGCAAACAGCCAATAACGGGGATATCGTTGTGGCAATGACAGAAGACCATGAAGCAACGGTCAAGCGCTTCTACAAGGAAAAAGACTTTATCCGTCTTCAGCCTGAAAACGCAGCGATGGAGCCAATTATTCTTCATGATGTCACCATTCTCGGTAAAGTCGTAGGGCTTTACAGAGCGATTCATTAA
- the yneA gene encoding cell division suppressor protein YneA: MVVSGRSYYICLAFVIVGLILFHGVSDEEYATVHIEKGDSIWALAEEYTALHTMSKPDFIQWVKENNQLPTSTLEPGQQLIIPVTMKQLSTERSSQFAYTGAE, encoded by the coding sequence ATGGTGGTTTCTGGGCGTTCTTATTATATTTGTCTTGCATTTGTTATTGTTGGCTTGATTCTCTTTCATGGTGTAAGTGATGAGGAGTATGCAACTGTTCATATAGAGAAGGGAGATAGCATTTGGGCACTTGCTGAAGAATACACGGCGCTGCATACAATGTCAAAACCGGATTTCATTCAATGGGTGAAAGAGAACAACCAGCTTCCTACAAGCACGCTTGAGCCAGGACAGCAGCTCATCATTCCAGTAACGATGAAGCAGCTAAGCACTGAGAGATCCTCACAATTTGCATACACGGGTGCGGAGTAA
- a CDS encoding YneB family resolvase-like protein, with translation MNVIGYCRVSTDKQSQETSLGRQEKELTQACHTEGWTLKGIISEKASGYDIDREGMLELMERAVSEQIDAIIVSDATRIGRGNAKMAIVHYFRKHGLSLYCVEENGELTLSDADHLVLDIVSIVEEYQRKVHNAKISRGMRLAVKDGYKPFRNLSNHTSSSPGRKRKEIPISEIVRLKKNGLTYRDIAATLRGLGYDVSKATVNRRFKQYENEQVQKEAVHLHP, from the coding sequence ATGAATGTGATTGGGTATTGTCGAGTAAGCACGGACAAGCAGTCGCAGGAGACGTCGTTAGGACGACAAGAAAAAGAGCTTACACAAGCCTGCCACACGGAAGGCTGGACATTAAAAGGCATCATTTCAGAAAAAGCCAGTGGCTATGACATTGATCGCGAGGGCATGCTTGAATTGATGGAAAGAGCGGTGTCCGAACAGATAGATGCCATCATTGTAAGTGATGCGACAAGAATCGGTCGTGGCAATGCAAAAATGGCGATTGTCCATTATTTTCGTAAGCATGGTCTGTCCTTGTACTGTGTCGAAGAAAATGGAGAGTTGACTCTGTCAGATGCTGATCACCTCGTGCTTGACATCGTTTCCATTGTCGAAGAATATCAACGCAAGGTACATAATGCTAAAATTTCTCGTGGGATGAGACTTGCAGTGAAGGATGGCTACAAGCCGTTTCGCAATTTAAGCAATCATACGTCAAGTTCGCCTGGTCGGAAAAGAAAAGAAATCCCTATATCCGAGATTGTAAGGCTCAAGAAGAACGGCCTGACGTATAGAGATATTGCGGCAACCTTAAGAGGTCTTGGGTACGACGTTTCTAAAGCGACTGTGAATCGACGTTTTAAACAATACGAAAATGAGCAAGTACAAAAAGAAGCGGTTCATTTGCATCCTTAA
- a CDS encoding DUF896 domain-containing protein, whose translation MLSKEKINRINELSNKAKQSTLTNEEKEEQQQLRKEYLATFRSSMRDHLHNVKVVDPEGNDVTPDKLKESKKNRLH comes from the coding sequence TTGCTATCCAAAGAGAAAATTAATCGCATTAACGAGCTTTCTAATAAAGCGAAACAGAGCACACTGACCAATGAAGAAAAGGAAGAACAACAACAGCTACGTAAAGAATACTTGGCCACTTTCCGATCGTCTATGCGTGACCACTTACACAATGTGAAAGTCGTTGACCCTGAGGGAAATGATGTCACACCAGATAAATTAAAGGAATCCAAAAAAAATCGTTTGCATTAA
- the tkt gene encoding transketolase — protein MTANLDTLAINTIRTLSIDAIEKANSGHPGLPMGAAPMAYKLWKDYLNISPKQPKWFNRDRFVLSAGHGSMLLYSMLHLSGFDVTIDDLKQFRQWGSRTPGHPEVGYTDGVEATTGPLGQGISNAVGMAMAERHLASTYNRDGYPVVDHFTYTICSDGDIMEGVSAEAASLAGHLKLGRLIALYDSNDISLDGDLNRSFSESVEDRYKAYGWQVIRVEDGNDLDAIGKAIEAAQNETNKPTLIEIKTVIGYGSPNKSGSSASHGSALGVDEVKLTKEAYKWTYEEDFHVPDEVYTNVRDAIVSAGEKKVAEWDSLFASYKNDFPELAAQLELAIDGKLPEGWEKALPTYSVDDKAAATRATSGEAINAIANAVPQFWGGSADLAGSNKTEVNGQEDFTAENYAGKNIWFGVREHAMGSAMNGMALHGGLKPYGGTFFVFSDYLRPAIRLAAISHLPVTYVFTHDSIAVGEDGPTHEPVEQLPALRAMPNLTVLRPADGNEVQAAWKIAMESTDRPTALVLTRQNLPVLKGTVENRYEKVSKGAYTVSPASKDIADALLLASGSEVSLAVDAQEALAKDGIDVAVVSMPSWDLFEQQSAEYKESVLPAAVTKRFAVEMAQPLGWERYTGLDSDILGITTYGASGEGGRVVAEYGFTTENVVTRVKALLKK, from the coding sequence ATGACTGCAAACTTAGATACGCTAGCGATTAATACGATTCGAACGCTTTCAATTGATGCAATCGAGAAAGCTAATTCAGGTCACCCTGGGTTGCCAATGGGGGCTGCTCCAATGGCCTACAAGCTTTGGAAAGATTATCTTAACATTTCGCCTAAACAACCAAAGTGGTTTAATCGAGATCGCTTTGTTTTATCAGCAGGTCATGGCTCGATGCTACTTTATAGCATGCTGCATTTGTCTGGGTTTGATGTAACCATTGATGACTTAAAGCAATTCCGTCAATGGGGCAGCCGCACGCCAGGACATCCTGAAGTTGGTTATACAGATGGTGTAGAAGCGACGACAGGTCCACTAGGACAAGGGATTTCAAACGCCGTTGGTATGGCGATGGCTGAGCGCCACCTTGCGTCAACATACAACCGCGACGGCTATCCTGTTGTTGATCATTTTACTTATACGATCTGCAGTGATGGCGACATTATGGAAGGTGTTAGTGCAGAGGCAGCTTCCCTAGCAGGTCATTTGAAGCTTGGCCGTTTGATAGCTTTATATGATTCCAATGACATTTCACTTGATGGTGACCTAAATAGATCATTTTCTGAAAGTGTTGAAGATCGCTATAAAGCCTATGGCTGGCAAGTCATTCGCGTTGAAGATGGCAATGACCTTGATGCAATTGGTAAAGCGATTGAAGCCGCACAAAACGAAACGAATAAGCCAACGCTTATCGAAATCAAAACAGTGATTGGTTATGGATCTCCGAATAAATCCGGAAGCAGTGCATCGCATGGTTCAGCGCTTGGCGTGGACGAAGTAAAGCTCACAAAAGAGGCGTACAAGTGGACATATGAAGAAGATTTTCATGTGCCTGATGAAGTGTATACGAATGTCCGTGATGCGATCGTTTCAGCTGGTGAAAAGAAAGTGGCAGAATGGGATTCGTTGTTCGCTTCTTATAAAAACGACTTTCCAGAGCTTGCGGCACAGCTTGAGCTAGCGATCGATGGAAAGCTCCCTGAAGGTTGGGAAAAAGCGTTGCCTACGTATAGTGTTGATGATAAGGCAGCCGCTACTCGGGCGACTTCTGGTGAAGCCATTAATGCCATTGCAAATGCTGTTCCACAATTTTGGGGCGGTTCCGCTGACCTAGCTGGATCGAATAAAACTGAGGTTAATGGTCAAGAAGACTTTACAGCTGAAAACTACGCGGGCAAGAACATTTGGTTTGGTGTACGTGAGCATGCCATGGGTTCTGCGATGAATGGAATGGCGTTGCACGGTGGATTAAAGCCTTATGGCGGTACGTTCTTCGTCTTCTCGGATTATTTACGTCCGGCCATCCGTTTAGCTGCCATTTCACACTTGCCTGTCACCTATGTGTTTACACACGATTCGATTGCTGTCGGTGAGGATGGACCAACGCATGAGCCAGTTGAACAGCTTCCAGCGTTACGCGCAATGCCGAATTTAACCGTTTTGCGTCCAGCAGACGGAAATGAAGTACAAGCGGCATGGAAAATCGCAATGGAGTCAACTGACCGACCAACAGCTCTAGTATTGACTAGACAAAACCTTCCAGTGCTTAAAGGGACTGTTGAAAATCGTTATGAAAAGGTTTCTAAAGGGGCCTATACGGTTTCGCCAGCATCCAAAGACATAGCAGATGCATTACTGCTTGCGTCAGGATCTGAAGTAAGCCTTGCCGTTGACGCACAAGAAGCGCTTGCAAAAGACGGCATTGATGTCGCAGTTGTTAGTATGCCTTCTTGGGATTTATTTGAGCAACAATCGGCTGAGTACAAAGAAAGTGTCTTGCCAGCAGCAGTGACAAAGCGTTTTGCAGTTGAGATGGCTCAGCCACTTGGCTGGGAACGTTATACAGGATTAGATAGTGATATTCTCGGGATCACAACGTATGGTGCTTCTGGAGAAGGTGGACGAGTGGTCGCTGAGTATGGCTTTACGACTGAAAATGTCGTTACTCGTGTGAAGGCGCTACTAAAGAAATAA
- the sirA gene encoding sporulation inhibitor of replication protein SirA, protein MSVYEIYLVKESVAYDFFGKEHKLFNLFLENQYEDSTLAAILQKQVTYITCSLSEQLLITYILSRTSGARQHTSEPNVITYYDTASKGATRLTVCPDRVLLESEGCFSGEMSFFESLRSFHGYFFASDYESSRFGWLKPLRLKNTLHPTEPVATSQLI, encoded by the coding sequence ATGTCTGTATATGAAATTTATCTCGTCAAAGAAAGTGTGGCGTACGACTTTTTTGGAAAAGAGCACAAACTGTTCAATCTTTTTCTTGAAAATCAGTATGAAGATTCTACTCTAGCGGCCATTCTTCAAAAACAAGTCACCTATATTACATGTTCTCTTTCCGAACAATTGCTTATTACGTATATCCTTTCGCGAACGTCAGGTGCACGACAACATACGTCTGAACCAAATGTAATCACTTATTATGATACTGCTTCAAAAGGCGCGACACGATTAACCGTTTGTCCAGATCGTGTACTATTGGAATCTGAAGGGTGTTTTTCAGGCGAGATGTCGTTTTTCGAATCGCTCCGTTCGTTTCATGGCTATTTTTTTGCATCTGATTATGAGTCAAGCCGTTTTGGTTGGTTAAAGCCACTCCGACTTAAAAATACACTCCATCCGACGGAACCTGTTGCGACTTCACAACTGATCTAG
- a CDS encoding YneF family protein — MWWIYVLVGLGCLIAGAALGFFIARRYMMSYLKKNPPINEQMLRVLLMQMGQKPSQKKINQMMKAMNNQAK, encoded by the coding sequence ATGTGGTGGATTTACGTTCTTGTGGGCCTAGGTTGCCTGATTGCAGGTGCCGCATTAGGGTTTTTTATTGCCCGCAGATACATGATGAGTTACCTGAAGAAAAACCCGCCGATTAACGAGCAAATGCTTCGAGTGCTCTTAATGCAGATGGGACAAAAACCTTCTCAGAAAAAGATCAATCAGATGATGAAAGCGATGAACAATCAAGCAAAATAA
- a CDS encoding Na(+)/H(+) antiporter subunit B, with the protein MKGIDDLILQSTVKIIAFVILAFSLYSLFAGHNATGGGFIGGLMTSAALVLIFISYGYEVARHVIPVDFKRLIPAGLGIALLTGIGSFVFQQPFLSHTYGYWDLPFFGKFEWATAMLFDLGVYITVVGVTMTIILSIAEDQ; encoded by the coding sequence ATGAAAGGCATTGACGATTTAATTCTGCAGTCGACGGTAAAAATCATTGCATTTGTCATTTTGGCCTTCTCATTATATTCCTTATTTGCAGGCCATAATGCGACAGGCGGTGGATTTATTGGCGGATTGATGACCTCAGCGGCACTGGTGCTTATCTTTATCAGCTATGGCTATGAGGTGGCAAGACATGTCATCCCCGTCGATTTTAAACGTTTAATTCCAGCAGGATTAGGCATTGCGCTTTTAACGGGAATAGGGTCCTTCGTGTTTCAACAACCTTTTCTAAGTCATACTTATGGCTATTGGGATCTCCCTTTCTTCGGCAAATTTGAATGGGCAACGGCTATGTTGTTTGATTTAGGCGTTTATATAACTGTCGTCGGAGTTACTATGACCATCATTTTATCGATAGCTGAAGATCAATAA
- a CDS encoding CcdC family protein, whose protein sequence is MEVVIATIVAVCMALIAIMIRLKAAAKPASLKKILLPPLFMSTGFLMFTQPMFHISLSNALEAFIVGALFSIVLIKTSRFEVRDEKIYLKRSRAFPFILLGLLVFRIILKLVLGQYIEWEALSGMFFILAFGMLLPWRLSMFIKFKRVEKTVIPPPTPVS, encoded by the coding sequence ATGGAAGTGGTCATTGCAACCATTGTTGCAGTATGTATGGCACTTATTGCAATTATGATTCGACTAAAGGCTGCAGCAAAGCCAGCGAGTTTAAAGAAAATCCTCTTGCCTCCGCTTTTTATGAGTACGGGCTTTTTAATGTTTACCCAACCGATGTTCCATATTTCTTTAAGTAATGCATTGGAAGCCTTTATCGTTGGGGCTTTGTTTTCAATTGTCTTGATAAAAACATCCCGGTTTGAAGTGCGTGATGAAAAAATTTATCTAAAACGTTCTCGTGCGTTTCCTTTTATATTACTAGGGTTGCTTGTATTCCGGATTATACTGAAGCTCGTTTTGGGTCAATACATTGAATGGGAAGCCCTCAGTGGCATGTTCTTTATTCTAGCCTTCGGTATGCTTCTCCCATGGCGTCTTTCCATGTTCATCAAGTTCAAACGTGTTGAAAAAACGGTAATACCTCCGCCAACGCCAGTATCATAA
- a CDS encoding DUF2621 family protein, translated as MEFDGWFGWFILSWGLFMIVFMFIGGFFMFRKFLKRLPKDDGKSILDWQDYYIQQTKNLWSDKQKHLLEELVKPVPELFRDIAREKIAGKIGQIALERHSSQMTEGLIIEGYILATPKRDHKYLRKTLAKQNIDVAPYEQYF; from the coding sequence ATGGAGTTCGATGGATGGTTCGGGTGGTTCATTCTTAGTTGGGGATTGTTTATGATCGTTTTTATGTTTATCGGTGGCTTTTTCATGTTTCGGAAATTTTTAAAGCGCCTTCCTAAGGATGATGGAAAATCAATACTAGATTGGCAGGACTATTATATACAGCAAACAAAAAATCTCTGGTCTGACAAACAAAAACATCTACTAGAAGAGCTTGTTAAGCCAGTTCCTGAATTGTTTCGTGATATTGCACGTGAGAAAATCGCAGGGAAAATTGGGCAAATTGCCCTTGAGCGCCACTCTTCACAGATGACAGAAGGTCTCATCATTGAAGGGTATATACTTGCCACACCAAAGCGAGATCATAAATATTTACGAAAAACGCTTGCTAAGCAAAATATAGATGTCGCTCCATACGAGCAGTATTTTTAA
- a CDS encoding small acid-soluble spore protein P — translation MKASNKKEANSQKPLSGSKKVKQANHTKANQGEGS, via the coding sequence TTGAAAGCGTCTAACAAAAAGGAAGCAAACTCACAAAAGCCTCTTAGCGGTTCAAAAAAAGTGAAACAAGCTAATCATACGAAAGCTAATCAAGGGGAAGGTTCTTAA
- the acnA gene encoding aconitate hydratase AcnA — MGIDSYQAKKTFESSGKTYTYYDLHALEREGFGNISNLPFSIRVLLESVLRQEDGRVITKEHVENLAHWGTAKQQEIDVPFKPSRVILQDFTGVPAVVDLAALRKAMADLGGDPNQINPEKPVDLVIDHSVQVDRFGTPEALKYNMEMEFQRNAERYQFLSWAQKAFDNYRAVPPATGIVHQVNLEYLADVVHAEESADGIEAYPDTLVGTDSHTTMINGIGVLGWGVGGIEAEAGMLGQPSYFPVPEVVGVKFVGAMPPGTTATDLALKVTQILREKKVVGKFVEFFGPGLAEMPLADRATISNMAPEYGATCGFFPVDDEALAYMRLTGRDENQVKLVEDYCKQNGLFYTSDQADPKFTELVEIDLTTLEPSLSGPKRPQDLIELKHMQEEFKKALTAPAGNQGFGLSPEEIKRTATVEHPDGTKAEMQTGAVAIAAITSCTNTSNPYVMLGAGLLAKKAVEKGLKVPSYVKTSLAPGSKVVTGYLEDSGLMPYLNDLGFNLVGYGCTTCIGNSGPLAEEVEKAISETDLTVSSVLSGNRNFEGRIHPLVRANYLASPPLVVAYALAGSVDVDLQNDPIGTTEAGEKVYFKDIWPDSNEIKAEVEKVVTPELFKKEYERVFDDNERWNAIETTDQPLYKWDESSTYIQNPPFFVNLSKDPEPVKPLTGLRAVGKFGDSVTTDHISPAGAIAKDSPAGKYLQENGVRPIDFNSYGSRRGNHEVMMRGTFANIRIKNQLAPGTEGGYTTYWPTGDVMPIFDACMKYQESNTGLLVMAGKDYGMGSSRDWAAKGTNLLGIKTVIAESFERIHRSNLVLMGVLPLQFKDGDSAESLGLNGTETFEVTVGEDVKPRDFVSVKATDEQGNVKQFDVLVRFDSEVEIDYYRHGGILQMVLRDRLASI; from the coding sequence ATGGGTATAGATTCGTATCAAGCAAAAAAGACTTTCGAATCAAGTGGGAAAACGTATACGTACTATGATTTGCACGCTTTGGAGCGTGAAGGGTTCGGTAACATCTCTAACTTGCCTTTTTCTATCCGCGTATTGCTCGAATCCGTACTCCGTCAGGAAGACGGCAGAGTCATCACTAAAGAACATGTGGAAAATCTGGCGCATTGGGGCACAGCAAAACAACAAGAAATCGATGTCCCATTTAAGCCATCTCGCGTCATCTTGCAGGACTTTACTGGTGTCCCAGCTGTTGTTGATTTGGCTGCACTACGTAAAGCGATGGCAGATCTCGGGGGAGACCCAAATCAAATCAATCCAGAGAAACCGGTTGATCTTGTTATTGACCACTCTGTACAGGTTGATCGATTCGGCACTCCGGAAGCGCTTAAATACAATATGGAAATGGAATTCCAACGTAATGCAGAGCGTTATCAATTTCTAAGCTGGGCACAAAAAGCGTTTGACAACTACAGAGCAGTTCCACCAGCAACAGGGATTGTCCACCAGGTCAATCTGGAATATCTAGCAGATGTTGTCCACGCTGAAGAAAGCGCAGATGGAATTGAAGCGTATCCAGACACACTTGTTGGAACAGATTCCCACACTACGATGATCAATGGCATCGGCGTTCTTGGTTGGGGCGTGGGTGGCATTGAGGCCGAAGCAGGCATGCTTGGGCAGCCATCGTATTTTCCTGTACCTGAAGTAGTAGGTGTGAAATTCGTAGGTGCGATGCCTCCAGGAACGACAGCAACAGACCTCGCACTTAAGGTCACACAAATTTTGCGTGAGAAAAAAGTGGTTGGCAAATTTGTCGAGTTCTTTGGACCAGGTCTAGCCGAAATGCCTTTGGCTGACCGTGCGACAATTTCCAACATGGCACCTGAGTATGGCGCAACATGTGGATTTTTCCCTGTTGACGACGAGGCATTGGCTTACATGCGCCTCACTGGTCGTGATGAAAACCAGGTGAAACTCGTTGAAGATTATTGTAAGCAAAACGGCTTATTTTATACATCAGATCAAGCAGATCCAAAGTTTACAGAACTTGTTGAAATTGATCTTACGACGCTTGAACCTAGCCTTTCAGGACCTAAACGTCCACAAGACTTGATTGAGCTGAAGCATATGCAGGAAGAGTTCAAAAAAGCGCTCACTGCACCTGCCGGCAACCAAGGTTTTGGTCTTTCGCCTGAGGAGATTAAACGTACGGCTACGGTCGAACATCCAGACGGAACGAAGGCTGAGATGCAGACAGGCGCGGTAGCAATCGCGGCAATTACAAGCTGTACAAACACATCAAACCCATACGTAATGCTTGGTGCTGGTTTGTTGGCGAAAAAAGCTGTTGAAAAAGGGCTTAAAGTGCCTTCTTATGTCAAAACTTCCCTTGCTCCAGGATCAAAAGTAGTTACAGGGTATCTCGAGGATAGCGGCCTTATGCCATACCTCAACGACCTTGGTTTTAACCTTGTTGGGTACGGGTGTACGACATGTATCGGAAACTCAGGGCCTCTTGCCGAAGAGGTTGAAAAGGCGATCAGTGAAACTGACTTGACCGTTTCTTCTGTTCTCTCAGGAAACCGTAACTTTGAAGGACGAATTCACCCACTCGTTAGGGCCAACTATTTAGCGTCACCACCACTTGTTGTTGCGTATGCATTGGCAGGTTCCGTAGATGTTGACCTGCAAAACGACCCAATCGGTACAACAGAAGCTGGTGAAAAAGTTTACTTTAAAGACATTTGGCCAGACAGCAATGAAATTAAGGCTGAAGTTGAAAAAGTAGTCACACCAGAGCTCTTTAAGAAGGAATATGAGCGTGTATTTGATGACAACGAACGTTGGAATGCGATCGAAACAACGGATCAGCCTTTGTACAAATGGGATGAAAGCTCAACGTACATTCAAAATCCGCCGTTCTTCGTCAATCTTTCAAAAGACCCAGAGCCTGTAAAGCCTTTGACAGGTCTTCGTGCGGTTGGCAAGTTCGGTGATTCTGTGACAACAGACCACATTTCACCGGCCGGCGCGATTGCAAAAGACTCTCCAGCAGGGAAGTACTTGCAGGAAAATGGCGTACGTCCAATTGACTTTAACTCATACGGTTCCCGTCGAGGCAACCATGAAGTTATGATGCGCGGAACGTTTGCGAACATCCGTATTAAAAACCAGCTTGCCCCAGGCACTGAAGGCGGTTATACAACGTATTGGCCTACAGGCGACGTGATGCCTATCTTTGACGCGTGCATGAAGTATCAGGAGAGCAATACAGGACTCCTAGTTATGGCTGGAAAAGATTACGGCATGGGCAGCTCACGTGACTGGGCAGCAAAAGGCACAAACCTACTCGGCATTAAAACCGTTATTGCTGAAAGCTTTGAACGGATTCACCGCAGCAACCTTGTGCTCATGGGTGTGCTTCCGTTACAGTTTAAAGACGGTGATAGCGCAGAATCTCTTGGTCTTAATGGCACAGAAACATTTGAAGTGACTGTTGGTGAAGACGTTAAGCCACGCGACTTTGTCTCTGTAAAAGCGACGGATGAGCAAGGCAATGTGAAGCAGTTTGACGTACTCGTACGCTTTGATAGTGAAGTGGAGATTGATTACTATCGCCACGGAGGCATCCTTCAGATGGTTCTACGTGACAGACTAGCATCGATCTAA
- a CDS encoding FbpB family small basic protein, translating to MRRIKRSLNDLISENRESLLKDRLAMEKIESKIDQKHTNRVRTS from the coding sequence ATGAGAAGAATAAAACGTTCATTAAATGATTTGATTTCTGAAAACAGAGAATCCTTATTGAAGGACCGGCTCGCAATGGAAAAAATAGAATCAAAAATAGATCAAAAACATACCAATCGCGTACGAACATCTTAA